A stretch of the Janthinobacterium sp. B9-8 genome encodes the following:
- a CDS encoding DUF2798 domain-containing protein, which yields MSDTQKFRWVFSFLMSLLMSGVMSGWVTWIVAGLNGHFFASWGSAFITAWPAAFTIVMLCAPSVQRLSQRIVMTRHVAANQPGA from the coding sequence ATGTCTGATACACAAAAATTCCGCTGGGTTTTCTCTTTTCTGATGTCGCTGCTGATGTCCGGCGTGATGAGCGGCTGGGTCACCTGGATTGTGGCCGGCCTGAATGGCCACTTTTTTGCCAGCTGGGGCAGCGCCTTTATCACCGCCTGGCCCGCAGCCTTTACCATCGTCATGCTCTGTGCTCCAAGCGTACAGCGGCTTAGCCAGCGCATCGTGATGACCCGCCATGTAGCAGCCAATCAGCCAGGAGCTTAA